The nucleotide window CATAATTCGGGCTTCTATTGATTATCGAACTTTGTTTATTCCGAGAGTAAAGATTGGTTTACATACCACGTTACGGTTGCGTTACTTCATATGGACTTTATAAGCCAATCACATTGGCCTACAACAGCAAAATCACCAATGAATTTATAGATCCGACCGTGTCAGGGACAGTCACGAGATAGTCATAAGAACGCATGTCCCCATTACCGAGCAGCGGAGTCAAAAGCCGGGTTTATAGGTTAGTTCCTTCAATCACGCAACCAACAACCTCATTCGGCAGTGCTAGTTATTGCATCAGCCAGTGAGGAGTTATCGCTCTTAGTAATTTTGATCGCGAAATCATTctcaaataaatttctatcAGCGATGTCTCGCCTCCTCGAGGTGGCCTGCAAAAGAGGGTTGCTGAGACGGCGGTCACAATTCGGCATCGCTCGAGCCTCTCTTGACGCGCGAGTCGCCGTCAGCGGTAAACCACTCGTCGACGCTTATAAGGAGGGTCAGAATATCCACGGATTCCGCGTCAACCAGGTTGCCGATGTGGAAGAGTTGAACCTGACTGCCGTGAGATTGGAGCATCTTGCGACTGCTGCGCAGTACCTCCACCTGCGACGAGAAGATGGGAACAATGCTTTCGCTGTCGGGTTCAGAACGACTCCAACCGACTCGACGGGACTTCCGCATATCTTGGAGCATACAACCCTCTGCGGGAGTGAGAAGTTTCCTTGTCGtgatccatttttcaaaatgctgCGTAGGTCTCTTGCGACCTTCATGAACGCAATGACTGGTCCAGACTACACAGTCTATCCATTTTCAACCCAGAACCTGAAGGACTTCAGGAACCTACAGGCTGTTTATCTGGACTCCGTTTTCAAACCAAACTTGAGGCTTCTAGATTTCAGACAAGAAGGCTGGCGCCTTGAACATGCCGACGTCAACGATAAGACGTCGCCTATCGTCTTTAAAGGTGTTGTGTTTAATGAGATGAAAGGTGCATTCAGCCAGAATGAGAGCATTTTTGCCGAACGTCTTCTCAATTCTATCTTACCCAGTCATACTTACGCAGTAATATCTGGAGGAGACCCTCTTGTTATACCCCAGCTCACCCATCAAGATCTAGTCAACTTTCACGCTAAATACTACCATCCCTCCAATGCTCGCTTTTTCTCTTATGGCAATTTCCCTCTTGAAGATCACTTGAGATTTGTAAATGATGAATATCTTTGCAAGTTCGATCATGTTGACGCATCAGCAACCAGGGTACCACCTGAAAAACGATGGAATCAACCTAAATCGGAACATATACAATGCAGGCCTGATCCTATGGCTACAGATCCGGAGAAGCAGAGCTCTATCGCAGTTGGCTGGCTGTGTTCTGACATCACTAATGTTCAGGAAACTTTTGAGTTGTACGTTCTCTCACAGCTTCTCCTGAAGGGTCCAAATTCTGCATTCTATAAGTCGCTGGTGGAGCCAAACATCGGTGGAGGTTTCAGTCCTGTCACTGGATACGATTCCCATTCCAGGGATACCACTTTTGTTGTTGGCTTACAAGGCGTTTCGCCACAAGATTTTTCCAAAGTTGATGAAATCGTTCAGAGCACTGTAGCCCATGTTGTGAACAATGGATTTGAACAGAGCCATGTTGAGGCTGTTCTTCATGGTATAGAACTGAACATTAAACACCAGACTTCTAACTTCGGACTCAATCTATTACTGAGCATGACTCCGCTCTGGAACCACGAGGGTGACATTGTGCAAGCAATGAAAGTGAATCAAGCAGTTGCCACGCTTAGAAAATCCCTAGAACGCAATCCTAGACACCTATGTGATCTAGTGAACAAATATCTCAAGGAAAACAAGCACAGGCTTACATTGACAATGTCACCAGACGAGACATACGAAGAACAAAAGAATGCCGCTGAGCGTGCTATCCTTGCCCAAAAATTGGATCGCCTCTCCCCTCAGGAATTTGATAAGATCTTTGAAGAAGGACAGGCACTGGTTGCAGaacaagagaaaaaggaagatACAAGCGTACTGCCCTccttgaaaattgaagactTGGAAGACGACATACAACGTGTCCCTCTTATTGACCTTCATGTATCCGGTGTTCCTTTACAACTCGCCATTCAACCGACTAATGACGTCACCTACTTCCGAGGAATCCTCAACATTGCGGATCTCGATGATGAGCTCAAAGATTTGGTCCCACTTTTTAATACAATTGTCGCAAAGATGGGTACCGCTAACTATGATTACAGAACTTTCGATCAAATGACACAGCTCAAAACAGGTGGTCTGAGCCTCTCCCATCATATCGCTGAGCTGAAGAATCACATATGTAAATTCGAGGAGGGGATCCTCTTTCAGTCGTATTGTTTGGACAGAAACTCTGCTGATATGTGGAAGCTGTGGGAAGAGCTTTTCAATAACGTTGATCTAACCGACATGAAGAGGTTTGAAACCTTGGTGAAGGTGACAGCAGCCAATGTGGCGAATGGAATTGCTGATTTAGGACATATATATGCGCTAAGCAGCTCGGCCAGCCTTGTCTCGCCGATAGCTAGGCGTCGCGAAAGCTTATCTGGACTTgactttgttgaaaaaatgaagagaatTGCCCAGGCTGAAGATTTGAGCCCTGTACTAAGCCAAATGCAGCAGattgccaaaaaaattttaaataaaaagcaGTTGAGGTCAGCTCTCAATTTATCGTCAGGTAGCAAGGATAATAGCTTGCTCGAGATCCAGTCTTTCTATGAGAAACTGCTGGGCGAAGCGGCACTAAAGTCACGTCTTATTACCGACGGAAA belongs to Neodiprion lecontei isolate iyNeoLeco1 chromosome 5, iyNeoLeco1.1, whole genome shotgun sequence and includes:
- the LOC107217259 gene encoding presequence protease, mitochondrial translates to MSRLLEVACKRGLLRRRSQFGIARASLDARVAVSGKPLVDAYKEGQNIHGFRVNQVADVEELNLTAVRLEHLATAAQYLHLRREDGNNAFAVGFRTTPTDSTGLPHILEHTTLCGSEKFPCRDPFFKMLRRSLATFMNAMTGPDYTVYPFSTQNLKDFRNLQAVYLDSVFKPNLRLLDFRQEGWRLEHADVNDKTSPIVFKGVVFNEMKGAFSQNESIFAERLLNSILPSHTYAVISGGDPLVIPQLTHQDLVNFHAKYYHPSNARFFSYGNFPLEDHLRFVNDEYLCKFDHVDASATRVPPEKRWNQPKSEHIQCRPDPMATDPEKQSSIAVGWLCSDITNVQETFELYVLSQLLLKGPNSAFYKSLVEPNIGGGFSPVTGYDSHSRDTTFVVGLQGVSPQDFSKVDEIVQSTVAHVVNNGFEQSHVEAVLHGIELNIKHQTSNFGLNLLLSMTPLWNHEGDIVQAMKVNQAVATLRKSLERNPRHLCDLVNKYLKENKHRLTLTMSPDETYEEQKNAAERAILAQKLDRLSPQEFDKIFEEGQALVAEQEKKEDTSVLPSLKIEDLEDDIQRVPLIDLHVSGVPLQLAIQPTNDVTYFRGILNIADLDDELKDLVPLFNTIVAKMGTANYDYRTFDQMTQLKTGGLSLSHHIAELKNHICKFEEGILFQSYCLDRNSADMWKLWEELFNNVDLTDMKRFETLVKVTAANVANGIADLGHIYALSSSASLVSPIARRRESLSGLDFVEKMKRIAQAEDLSPVLSQMQQIAKKILNKKQLRSALNLSSGSKDNSLLEIQSFYEKLLGEAALKSRLITDGKGLVQENQGIHHVLPFPVNYASKSILTVPYQDSRFAALRVLSKLVTSVYLHPEVREKGGAYGGGAKLSSDGVFSFFSYRDPNSTHTLEAFDRTYEFLQKYTLSQEEIDEAKLGIFQHVDSPVPPGHQGMTKFIHDLSDDEVQLHRIQLKAVTKDQLMAVAEEFLKPESTGVLIGRSLIGRPNPALQKRPEKWTVVSHQ